CATTAAACAACAACGGATCATCCCAGGTTTTAACTTAACGTTAGGTTATACTTTAACCTTTCTTAGTTTGATTGTGCTTATTCCGTTATTAGGTTTGTTTCTTTATTCAACAAAGCTGTCTTTTGAGGAGTGGCATCGGTTATTAGTCAGCAAACAGTTTTTATTGGCATTAACTCTTTCATTAAGTACGGCATTTATCAGCGCCGGTTTAAACAGCTTTATTGGTTTATTATTGGCTTGGGTACTGGTGCGTTATCGATTTCCAGGACGTAAGATAATGGATATCTGTATTGATATCCCGTTTGCTTTACCAACAGCCGTTGCTGGCATTGCGTTAACCGCAATTTATGCCAAAAATGGGCCAATTGGGCAATGGTTCAGTTTTAAAATTGCTTATACCCCCATTGGCATTACCTTAGCGCTGTTATTTGTTACATTGCCTTTTGTTGTGCGCACTTTACAACCGGTTATGGCTGATTTACCACGTGAACAAGAAGAAGCGGCGAGTTTACTTGGTGCATCGCCTAGGCAAATTTTTATGCATATTATTTTACCTGCCATTTTACCTGCTTGGCTAACGGGGTTTACCCTCGCTTTTGCTCGTGCTATTGGCGAATATGGTTCAGTGGTCTTTATTGCCGGTAATATTCCATTTAAGACCGAAATATTACCGTTATTAATTGTCTCAAAACTTGACCAATATGCTTATGATGCCGCTGCCGCGATTGGCGTAACGATGTTACTGATTGCTTTTGTATTGTTATTAATTATGAACAGTTTACAGCGAAAACTTAACCGTAAGATTAATAAAAACCATTAATATAAGATTATGCCGATATTACAATCAATAACAGAAAAAAAGAGAGTAACCCGTTTACAGCTATTGCTAATCTTATTGGCGGTAATACTGTTTTTCGGACTTTTGTTGTTGCCGCTAGTTGTGGTGCTTGCGCAAGGGCTAGCTAATGGTGTAAATGCATTTTGGCAAGTGATTATTGAGCCAGATACCTTATCCGCTTTTAAATTAACACTGATTGCCGTTGGTGTAGCGGTACCATTAAATGTGATATTTGGTGTATGTGCAGCTTGGGTCATAACTAAATATCAGTTCAAAGGCAAACAAATATTAGTCACATTAATTGATTTACCGTTCTCGATTTCCCCCATTGTTGCAGGTTTAATCTATGTATTGCTATTTGGCGCACAAAGTGCGTTGTATCCGTTTTTGCAGGCGTGGAATATTCAAATTGTCTATGCGATTCCAGGAATTATCTTAGCAACGATTTTTGTATCCGTTCCTTTTGTGGCAAGAGAACTCATTCCGATAATGGCATTACAAGGCATTCATGAAGAAGAGGCCGCCAGCGTCCTTGGTGCAAATGGCTGGCAAATTTTTTTCCACATTACTTTACCCAATATTAAATGGGCCTTAATGCATGGTGTTGTTCTTTGCACCGCTCGCTCACTCGGTGAATTTGGCGCGGTATCGGTTGTTTCTGGGCATATTCGTGGTTACACCAATACCTTACCGCTTCATGTTGAGATTTTATACAATGAATACAATATTGTTGCCGCATTTAGTGTCGCTATTTTGCTATTAATGATGTCGCTTGCGTTACTCTTGATTCGTCAATGGATTGAAAGGCGCTTAGCCAATGAATGTCATTACGGGAACTAAGAGGTAGATATGAGTATTACACTACACAATATCAATAAAAGTTTTGAACACGTTAATGTCTTAGAAAATATCAATTTCAGCATAAAACAAGGTGAATTAGTTGCACTATTAGGCCCATCTGGTTGTGGAAAAACAACTTTACTGCGCATTATAGCGGGTTTAGAAACAGCCAGTTCAGGGCAAATCTATTTTGCTGATAGGGAAGTAACTAAGCTGAGCGCCAAGCAACGAGATATTGGTTTTGTCTTTCAAAATTATGCGTTATTTCGGCATATGAATGTAGCTGAAAATGTGGCATTTGGACTAAAAATGAAACCAAGATCTGTACGATTAAATAAAACAGCAATTGATGAACGCGTTAATCAATTACTCGAATTAGTGCAACTTGACCATTTTGCCAAACGTTATCCAGACCAACTGTCGGGTGGTCAGCGTCAGCGAGTTGCGTTAGCGCGTGCGTTGGCTTCGAAACCTAATGTGTTGTTGCTTGATGAACCATTTAGTGCTTTAGATGCTAAAGTCCGTAAAGATTTAAGGCGTTGGTTGCGTGATTTTCATCATGAACTCAATGTTACCAGCATCTTTGTTACCCATGATCAAGAAGAAGCACTGGAAGTTGCTGATAGAATAATTTTAATGAATCAAGGTCACATAGAGCAAATAGGTACCCCTGCCGAAGTCTATAAGCAACCAAAAACCGCCTTTGTTGCGCATTTTCTAGGGGATGTTAACCTTTTATATGGTTATATTGAAAATAATACATTAATCATTGGTGATTTTCACAAAGATATGAAGGAACAAGGTACCTGGCCTGATCAGTCTGCTATCGCTTATG
This Gilliamella sp. ESL0443 DNA region includes the following protein-coding sequences:
- the cysW gene encoding sulfate ABC transporter permease subunit CysW; protein product: MPILQSITEKKRVTRLQLLLILLAVILFFGLLLLPLVVVLAQGLANGVNAFWQVIIEPDTLSAFKLTLIAVGVAVPLNVIFGVCAAWVITKYQFKGKQILVTLIDLPFSISPIVAGLIYVLLFGAQSALYPFLQAWNIQIVYAIPGIILATIFVSVPFVARELIPIMALQGIHEEEAASVLGANGWQIFFHITLPNIKWALMHGVVLCTARSLGEFGAVSVVSGHIRGYTNTLPLHVEILYNEYNIVAAFSVAILLLMMSLALLLIRQWIERRLANECHYGN
- a CDS encoding sulfate/molybdate ABC transporter ATP-binding protein, translating into MSITLHNINKSFEHVNVLENINFSIKQGELVALLGPSGCGKTTLLRIIAGLETASSGQIYFADREVTKLSAKQRDIGFVFQNYALFRHMNVAENVAFGLKMKPRSVRLNKTAIDERVNQLLELVQLDHFAKRYPDQLSGGQRQRVALARALASKPNVLLLDEPFSALDAKVRKDLRRWLRDFHHELNVTSIFVTHDQEEALEVADRIILMNQGHIEQIGTPAEVYKQPKTAFVAHFLGDVNLLYGYIENNTLIIGDFHKDMKEQGTWPDQSAIAYVRPHEISIAKIARKNDIQGEVVRIHTAGPTVFLEIAVAGQPKHIDVSISYRQYEQQQVEIGDTVYWQPALVNIFMQDELLEFMI
- the cysT gene encoding sulfate ABC transporter permease subunit CysT: MKQQRIIPGFNLTLGYTLTFLSLIVLIPLLGLFLYSTKLSFEEWHRLLVSKQFLLALTLSLSTAFISAGLNSFIGLLLAWVLVRYRFPGRKIMDICIDIPFALPTAVAGIALTAIYAKNGPIGQWFSFKIAYTPIGITLALLFVTLPFVVRTLQPVMADLPREQEEAASLLGASPRQIFMHIILPAILPAWLTGFTLAFARAIGEYGSVVFIAGNIPFKTEILPLLIVSKLDQYAYDAAAAIGVTMLLIAFVLLLIMNSLQRKLNRKINKNH